In Desulfovibrio sp. X2, a single window of DNA contains:
- a CDS encoding aminopeptidase — MFDQTQLDRYAEVLLWALRTSRKEPLAAGAPVLVRFDHAALPLAETVFAQLLEANCNPVLRMNMTPTMETSLYGLGRFNQLRFVPPGEEELMRGLAGGIYLLAPDSLTHLCHVNPEDIAARQLALRPLRDILDRQEELGRFGWTLALYPTKALAGHSGQSAEEYAGRIARACMLTSSDAVAKWKSIWEQAQEIKTWLTGMRIVSLRLESENIDLTVAMGEHRRWLGLTGHNVPSFEIYTSPDNRGTRGVFYADQPSFRSGNTVQGVRLVFKEGAVESLSAESGEGFALRQVSMDQGARRVGEFSLTDKRFSRIDRFMAHTLYDENFGGEHGNCHIALGMSYSDTFDGDPAILNDDLKKRLGYNVSALHWDLVNTENKVVTARLPGGGHRIIYEAGQFVL, encoded by the coding sequence GTGTTCGACCAGACCCAGCTCGACCGTTACGCCGAGGTGCTCCTGTGGGCGCTTCGCACCTCGCGCAAGGAGCCCCTGGCCGCGGGCGCGCCGGTGCTCGTCCGTTTCGACCATGCGGCCCTGCCGCTGGCTGAGACGGTTTTCGCCCAGCTCCTGGAGGCCAACTGCAATCCCGTCCTGCGCATGAACATGACGCCGACCATGGAGACGTCGCTCTACGGCCTGGGCCGCTTCAACCAGCTGCGCTTCGTCCCCCCGGGGGAGGAGGAGCTGATGCGGGGGCTTGCCGGCGGCATCTATCTTCTGGCCCCGGACTCCCTGACCCACCTCTGCCACGTGAATCCCGAGGACATCGCGGCGCGGCAGCTGGCGCTCCGGCCCCTGCGCGACATCCTCGACCGCCAGGAGGAACTCGGCCGCTTCGGCTGGACCCTGGCGCTCTATCCGACCAAGGCCCTGGCAGGCCATTCCGGGCAGAGCGCGGAGGAGTACGCCGGGCGCATCGCGCGCGCCTGCATGCTCACCTCGAGCGATGCCGTGGCCAAGTGGAAGAGCATCTGGGAGCAGGCGCAGGAGATCAAGACCTGGCTCACGGGAATGCGCATCGTCTCCCTGCGCCTGGAATCGGAGAACATCGACCTTACGGTGGCCATGGGCGAGCATCGCCGCTGGCTCGGGCTCACCGGTCACAACGTGCCGAGCTTCGAGATCTACACCTCGCCGGACAACCGCGGCACGCGCGGCGTCTTCTATGCGGACCAGCCGTCGTTCCGCAGCGGCAACACCGTGCAGGGCGTGCGGCTGGTCTTCAAGGAGGGCGCGGTCGAGAGCCTTTCGGCCGAGAGCGGGGAGGGCTTCGCCCTGCGGCAGGTCTCCATGGACCAGGGAGCGCGGCGAGTGGGCGAGTTCTCGCTCACGGACAAACGCTTTTCGCGCATCGACCGCTTCATGGCCCATACGCTCTACGACGAGAATTTCGGCGGCGAGCACGGCAACTGCCACATCGCGCTCGGCATGTCCTATTCTGACACCTTCGACGGCGACCCGGCGATCCTGAACGACGACCTCAAGAAGCGGCTCGGGTACAATGTCTCGGCCCTGCACTGGGACCTTGTGAACACGGAGAACAAGGTGGTCACGGCGAGGCTGCCAGGAGGCGGGCATCGGATCATTTACGAAGCCGGACAGTTCGTACTCTGA
- the dinB gene encoding DNA polymerase IV has product MDQEPIILHLDMDAFFASVEEADNPELKGKPVIIGASDRGVVSAASYEARKYGVRSAIPVAQARKLCPHGIFLPGRHRRYGEVSRQVMAVVHGFSPLVQQTSVDEAYVDISGMGLLYESPLELARLMKAAIVEATGLTCSVGIAPNKFLAKICSDLNKPDGIYILLPADVPAFLKALVPYKIPGVGRRLAEELQSLNVRVIADVLRFSHSFWVERMGEKTADFLYARAQGLGSTNVVPHSDPKSSGAENTFEKDTDDREELRRWLLHQSERVGRDLRKYGWHGRTVTLKAKYRDFKTVTRSRTLPRPVQTTEEIYRAAEELFAALPLPQPLRLIGVSVSGFSRGERQLDLLGEAPRARTDRLDQTLDALNERFGDAAVVRGQLFGFRRRK; this is encoded by the coding sequence GTGGACCAAGAGCCCATCATACTCCATCTCGACATGGACGCATTTTTTGCCTCGGTGGAGGAGGCGGACAACCCGGAGCTCAAGGGCAAGCCGGTGATCATCGGCGCCTCCGACCGGGGAGTGGTCTCGGCGGCCTCCTACGAGGCCCGGAAGTACGGCGTGCGCTCGGCCATTCCCGTGGCCCAGGCTCGCAAGCTCTGCCCGCACGGCATCTTCCTGCCCGGTCGCCACAGGCGTTACGGCGAGGTCTCGCGCCAGGTCATGGCCGTGGTGCACGGCTTCTCGCCGCTCGTGCAGCAGACCTCGGTGGACGAGGCCTACGTGGACATCTCGGGCATGGGGCTGCTCTACGAGAGCCCCCTGGAGCTGGCTCGGCTGATGAAGGCGGCCATCGTCGAGGCGACGGGGCTCACCTGTTCCGTGGGCATAGCGCCCAACAAGTTCCTGGCCAAGATCTGCTCGGACCTGAACAAGCCCGACGGCATCTACATCCTGCTGCCCGCGGACGTTCCGGCCTTCCTCAAAGCCTTGGTGCCGTACAAGATCCCCGGCGTGGGCAGACGCCTGGCCGAGGAATTGCAGTCGCTCAACGTGCGCGTCATCGCCGACGTGCTGCGCTTCTCCCACTCCTTCTGGGTGGAGCGCATGGGCGAGAAGACCGCTGATTTCCTCTACGCCCGCGCCCAGGGGCTCGGGAGCACGAACGTCGTGCCGCACTCCGACCCCAAGTCGTCCGGTGCGGAGAACACCTTCGAGAAGGACACTGACGACCGCGAGGAGCTCAGGCGCTGGCTTCTGCACCAGTCCGAGCGCGTGGGGCGCGACCTGCGCAAGTACGGCTGGCACGGCCGCACCGTGACCCTGAAGGCCAAGTACCGCGATTTCAAGACCGTCACGCGCAGCCGCACGCTGCCGCGACCCGTGCAGACCACGGAGGAGATCTACCGCGCGGCCGAGGAGCTGTTCGCGGCCCTGCCGCTGCCCCAGCCGCTCAGGCTCATCGGCGTCAGCGTCTCCGGGTTTTCGCGCGGGGAACGCCAGCTCGACCTGCTGGGCGAGGCGCCCCGGGCTCGGACGGACCGCCTGGACCAGACCCTGGACGCGCTGAACGAGCGCTTCGGCGACGCCGCCGTGGTGCGAGGCCAATTGTTCGGATTCCGCCGCAGGAAGTGA